The segment AGAGAGGATTCTCCCGATCGGAAGAAAGCGCCTTTTGAACGGCGGACTCCGCCTGCTTCAGATCTCCGGAATCGAGGGCGTACATCGCCAAGGCATCATACACCCCGGGATCCGGAACGTTTTTGACCCCCTCGGCCAGGACTTGTGTCGCTTTTTTGTAATCCTTCTTCTCCGCGTGGAGGTTTGCCAGATGAAGCAGGTATTCCTTCTCCGCCGGATCCGCCTCCACCGCCAGTTGGGCACGGGTGATCGCTTCATCCATCTGTTTCTCCCGGAAGAGCCGCACCGACTCTCCGTAATAGCGGGCCGCATCCTCGGCATCGTCGCCCCACAGCCCTCCGCTGAACAAAAGGTACACCCCCGCCACCAGCCCGATCACCACGGCGCCGATCCCCGTGAACAACAAGCTCTTCCGCTTCGGAATGGCCCGGGGGGAAGGTTCCACCTCGGTTTTCTGCAACGGCTGAGGCTGAATCCCCTTCGCGGCTTCTTCCCCTTCACTTCCTTCAGGCCGCACCTTCTCCTCTCTGTGGGGACCGGGCTGCTCCGCGGTCCGGAGCAACACCCCGGAAAAAAGGTCACTGGCAACTTCCCGGGCGGAGTTGTCTTTTACAGCGGGAGTTCCATGTTGGGTCAGGGCGGGAACCCTTTCCAGTCCCTCCCGAATCTCCGCCAGGCGGGGTCTCCAGGCGGGATCCGCCCGCAAACTGTTCAAAATCAATCGTTCCCATTCCACCGGCACCTCTTTCCTGTACCGGTGAAGAGGCTCCATCTCCCCGGGATTCGGCACCACACCGGTGAATAAGGTGTAAGCCAGAGCTCCCCACAGATAAACCTCCCGGGTTTCATCCGGTTCATCAGTCCCATCCGGCCACAGCGAATATGCCGGTCCCGGAATCAAGCCCGACGGTCCTCCGTACAGGAAGCGAACTCCATCGGGAGTGAGCAAAATATTTTGCGGATGAACAATCGTGAACTCCCCGCTTTGCCGCAGGCGGAGTAACTGATCGGCAATCCGCTTCAACATCCCGGCCACTTCTCCCAACGGCAGAAGCTCTGACCCCAACATCTGATATGCCAACAGCGTTCCATCCAAGGGACTGAATACCTGATAGAAGATTCCCTCTTCCACAAAAGCATCCTTCAATGGCGAAAATGCACGGGAATCCCGCTGCAACAACCTTTGAAAGGAAGGTTCTCTCTCCAGTCCCCTCTGCTCCATGGCATGGACAAAGGCTGTCTCCGGCAACAACTCCCCCCTCCCGCGGGAGGGGATCTCCACATAATAGAGAACACCTTGCACAAAGGGAAAAGATTGTAACACCTGATAGGTATCCCGGATCCACTCACCCTGTCGCTTCTTGTTCATCCATTATCCGGCTCCTTCGCTCCTGTTGCTCCCCATGAATATGTAAAGACCGAAAACCACTGATTCTAGTACACTATTTTACCATGAACCGGGAAGGATCGTGACGCAAAATCCTCTCATCATCCAGCCTCTGCGAATTTTCGTGCAAATTTAGACCTAAAGTAGGATTCCGCCCTTTTGTAATAAATGACATAATCGGGAGAGAACATTTACCAGAGGAGGAAAACGATTTGGTAGTTCACAAGAAGAAACTGGCTGTGATCACCTCTTTCACTGTAGCGGGATTGTTGACCGCCAACCCGGTGTATGCCAACCCTGCCGAGGACCTTTCCGAAGAGGCCCAGGAGCAGACCTCCCAAGCTTCACTGGAAGTCAAGCTGGGATCGGAAAACAGCGGGCTCTCGGTGAAAACCCCCATCGTTTCAATTCAGACGGGAGAGGATGAGGATGAAGGACCTGAAGACCCCGGCGGTAATCCAGGTCCTGAGCCAAATCCCGAAGACCCCGGTGATAATCCCGGGCCTGATCCGGAACCCGGTGACCCCGGCGACAACGACGGTGGCGATAACCCCGGTGGAGGCAACCCTGGTGGCGATAACCCCGGCGGTGGCACTCCCGGCGGTGGCAACCCCGGTGGTGAAAACCCCGGCGGTGGCAACCCTGGTGATGACAACAAAGGTCCCGATGGCGACGACGGCGGCATCGTCCAACCGAAACCCACCAATCCCGTAACCGCACCCGACAGCCCGGAATCGGTTAACACCCTGCCCCATGCCAAGGATCAACAGAAGCTGGCCTCCAAGGAAGGTGCAAAGCAGAGCGATCAGGAAGAAGGCGGCAAGTTGCCCAAGACCTCTGTCTCCCACCCGACCCAGATGGCCGGCGGCCTGCTGATGTCTCTCCTCGGTGCGGCCCTGCTCTTCATCCGCCGCTTCCGTTCCAACGGAGCCTGATCACCACAGTCAAACCAAACCACCTCCTCACGACGGGGAGGTGGTTTTTCCATGCTCTCCCACCCCATCATCGCAGAAAAAATCCACTTCCGGAGAAGTGGGATATCCTGGAATCGTTGTGATTTATGCGTTCAAGGCCGGTCGGGATTGGGTTTCACATGTCGTTTTCGTTGTTCTGACGATCCAAAATCACTCCATGTGAAACCCACCCCTCCCTTTCAGAGACTGTTTCGCAACGCTTCCAGAATCCGCCTACTCAGCGGAAACAGCGGGAGTTTCCGGACCGGTTTTCTCTTTTGGTTTCGGTTTCTCACCCTGCTCCGAATCCTCTTTTCCGTGAAGTGGATCTTCCGGGGAGGGGGCTTCCCCCTCCCCGGGATTCATCCCCTGTGGAAGTTGCAGTTCCGGTGGCGGAGGCAAACTTTTCAGGGCGGGATCCCGATACTCATACCAGGTGAGTCGAATCCGGATCCGGCCCGGCTTTTTTTCCTTGGCCTCGACATATTCCCAGCCCTGGACGGAGACGAGTCGTTTCATCTGGTGCAAGTTACCGAACAGGGTGAGGAGTTGCTCCTCTGTTCCCCGGATGTGAAGATCGGCCCAACGGGGATGAAGTCGGGAGCCATCGGCCAGTTCGGGAAGGGGGGCAGGTTCCTGTTTCCCTCTCCCATCCTCCCTCCCCCCTCCCTCCCCGTTTTTTCCCTCATCCATCTCCGCAAGCTCCAAAGCCTTCTCTGCGGTCCGGAGTTCCTCCCACCGGGCACCGGAATTCTCGACCGCCTGTTGCAGAGCTGTCAGGAGACGGGCCGGCTCTGCCGTGACCGGAACTTTTTCCTGCAGGGAAGCCAACTCTTCCGAGGTGGGCTCCGCCGGCGTCTGGAACCCGGGTTGGAGGATTTCCCGGTTCTGTTGTCGATGGGCCTGCGCTTGCGCTTCTTCCAGCCGGATCTCCCGGATCCGGTGTTGAATCGGATAGAGAGCCGCCAAAGAGGCGGACAAGATCAAAAAGGTGGCCCCCGCCCAGACCAGAAAAAGGGTTTTACCGTTTTTCCAATGGCCGGTGGGACGAATCGGTTTCGGTTTTTTATTCCACATCGCCGTCCACCTCCGGTTGCGGGGAGAGGCTGGCCGGATTCTCCGTCCCCATGGTCTCATTCTGCCCGGAATCCTCAATCCCCGGTTGCACTTTCAGGAAAAAATGAAAGTGCAGGATTTGCGCCCCTTGATCCATTTTCTTCGGCGGAGTGCCGCCGGAGCAGTTCTTACCCAGACAGTCCAGGGAGACCACCTCCGCCCGGGTCTCTTTTTTCAAGGATTCCAGAAAGGCAGCCGCCTCTGACAGGGATGGAAACACCGCCCATCCGTCCATTCGCCCTCCGTCGGCTTCCGCGTGGAAAAGCTCCACGCCGGCGGGGAGATGATCGTTGACCAACCGCAATCCGTCCGCCCACAGAATCCGGTTTTTCTCCAATTCCTCCACCGCTTCCCGGTAGCCGACTTCCGGGCCGAAACGCTTCATAAATCCCCGGTGGGAATCCACCTTCTCCCGCTCTTCCCGAAACGTCTTCATCCGCTCCCGATGATTTTCTTCCATTTTGATGGCTTTCAGGTACTGTTCATTAAAGTACCAACCCATGAAAAAAGCAAAGTGAACCAGCCAGAGCAGGATGAGCGTCAATCCCAGACGGAAATAACGCCTTCCCGTCGGAACCGGCGGCATCAAGTTCATTCGCCGTACACTCCGCTCAATGCCGCCCCCAAGGGGACGGGCAAGGCGGTCTCCAGCCAGGGGGAGGCTTGAAGGTTCATCTCCTCGTCCATGATCTCCCGGGGACCGATCCCCAGCCGTACCGGGGGAGTCTCCCTGCTCTTCATCCAGTTGAGCAGTTGGTTCAGATCGATCCCCGTCCCCGTCAGAACCCACACCCGACCCGGCTTCCACAGTTCGCGTCTCAGCCAATCCGGACCCTCCTTTCCCAGTGCGTCGAGGAGCGCATGACCATAAGCGGCGACAGGATCCGGGTCTGATAATATCGGGGAAAGCGGATCCATGCCGGGATGGGCCCCTTCCCCCGCAAAGGAATCCATCTTCAGGGACAGGTAGATACCTCCCTGCAGCACTCCATGGTGGAACAGATTGACCTCCACCCCTTCCCCGGACACATGGAGAGTGACCAAGCGGGGCAGGGAGCCATCATCGGAAAAATGGACCCACCGTTGCAAGCTGTGGGCCGCCAAGTCGATGGAGACCGGTTCCAAGCCGCAACAGCCGATCAGATTCACCATCTGCTCCACATGAGCACGGGAGGTGACCGCCACCACCACTGCCTGGTGATCCCCTTCCTGCCAGACATGACCGATCGGCTGATAATCGAAATGAGGGTCGTCATAGGGGAGATCCCACTCCGGAAGCACTTTCTTTTCAATCCACCGCCGCATCCGGGAAGGACGCATTTCAGGAATGTTCCACACCCCGGTGGTCACATGGCGGTTGCTGAGCGTGAGATGAACCTGACGGGTTCGGAGACGTCGACCCGACAGGGCATCCCGAACCGACTGAATCAGCTCTTCCCGGTCCACTGCCGTCCGCTCTTCCTGCCAGACCGGCAACAGAGGATGGACCACATATTGGGTCAGGCGCGTCCGCCGCAGGCCCTTCTTCATCTCCACCAATTTAAACAGGGAATCATTCATTTCCATCCCCAGAGAAAAACGTGGAAACAGGGGCATGATCGCCAACTCCTCCACAATCTTCGAAGTCATCCAATCTGAGGGCGGGTTGCCCATCTCTTAAGTCTTTGATACCCAAGGGAGAAATCCTTTTCTTCCATTCGTGTTTTTCATATAAAAGAGCAGATTAGTTCTTCCCGGCTAAGCCTTTCAATATATCCCGCCTCAGGCGTGTAGATTAGCCATATTTTGGGTGGGAGATCGTGTTCTACCACGCGACCGTTGCACCCATAGGGTACAAGTCGCGCCTGGGGTCGTTCCTCCCCGGTCGCGCTATGCCATTCCAGCAAGGAAGTAACGACTGGCCGCTCCGAATCTTCCGATCGGGCAGGGGCAAAGCCTTACGGAAGCAACACAGGGAAGATTGTTGCCCCTAAACGCCCTCCCTCCAGATTCTCCGCTGGGTAGGATGGCAACCTTCATCCCTGGGCTTCAGCCCATCTGGACTGTAGTGCCTGTGGTGCAAAGGTCGCTATGGCAGCACACGACTCCCTTCCACCGCCCACTTTCTGGTTTAATCAACAGCCCTGATCCCGCCTCCCTTTTTTCCATCAACTCCCTCAATCCGTGAACCCCGCGTCAATTCAGGGATTTCCTTTGTGAATATGTAAACAGAAGCCCCGATACGGGAGAAGGCGTGCGAAGGAAAAAGGCGGGGATTTACCCGGAAAAACAACCTTTTTCCACCCCTAATTCATCTACCCCGGTGATATCTTCCTAGATATGATGATGATAGGATAAACAACCAAATTCGGTGACGGATGACGAAAACGAATCCGCCGCCTTCATGGAGAGGGAGGAGAACAAAAATAAATAAGTTGACATCATGGGGAACATGGGGGCTCTCTATATTACTGACGGCCGCCCTGTTTTTGGGTG is part of the Kroppenstedtia eburnea genome and harbors:
- a CDS encoding tetratricopeptide repeat protein; translation: MNKKRQGEWIRDTYQVLQSFPFVQGVLYYVEIPSRGRGELLPETAFVHAMEQRGLEREPSFQRLLQRDSRAFSPLKDAFVEEGIFYQVFSPLDGTLLAYQMLGSELLPLGEVAGMLKRIADQLLRLRQSGEFTIVHPQNILLTPDGVRFLYGGPSGLIPGPAYSLWPDGTDEPDETREVYLWGALAYTLFTGVVPNPGEMEPLHRYRKEVPVEWERLILNSLRADPAWRPRLAEIREGLERVPALTQHGTPAVKDNSAREVASDLFSGVLLRTAEQPGPHREEKVRPEGSEGEEAAKGIQPQPLQKTEVEPSPRAIPKRKSLLFTGIGAVVIGLVAGVYLLFSGGLWGDDAEDAARYYGESVRLFREKQMDEAITRAQLAVEADPAEKEYLLHLANLHAEKKDYKKATQVLAEGVKNVPDPGVYDALAMYALDSGDLKQAESAVQKALSSDRENPLFHYHEGKIHGAKGDDVAAVRSFRTAVRLNPKEGSYHYILASYLLKLKKTEDAVKHGQEAAKLKPDNATVWYKLGQAHLAERERIAKKTGLKEKERESLMADTVKEATQAFNQVIKLKPEHAATHYYLSIARYYAGDFEASLKSARESVRISPKTAVYHFQHGVVLQRLNKREEAAKSYRKAQELDPGDIRYKEALDQIK
- the pilM gene encoding type IV pilus biogenesis protein PilM; amino-acid sequence: MPLFPRFSLGMEMNDSLFKLVEMKKGLRRTRLTQYVVHPLLPVWQEERTAVDREELIQSVRDALSGRRLRTRQVHLTLSNRHVTTGVWNIPEMRPSRMRRWIEKKVLPEWDLPYDDPHFDYQPIGHVWQEGDHQAVVVAVTSRAHVEQMVNLIGCCGLEPVSIDLAAHSLQRWVHFSDDGSLPRLVTLHVSGEGVEVNLFHHGVLQGGIYLSLKMDSFAGEGAHPGMDPLSPILSDPDPVAAYGHALLDALGKEGPDWLRRELWKPGRVWVLTGTGIDLNQLLNWMKSRETPPVRLGIGPREIMDEEMNLQASPWLETALPVPLGAALSGVYGE
- a CDS encoding LPXTG cell wall anchor domain-containing protein; this translates as MVVHKKKLAVITSFTVAGLLTANPVYANPAEDLSEEAQEQTSQASLEVKLGSENSGLSVKTPIVSIQTGEDEDEGPEDPGGNPGPEPNPEDPGDNPGPDPEPGDPGDNDGGDNPGGGNPGGDNPGGGTPGGGNPGGENPGGGNPGDDNKGPDGDDGGIVQPKPTNPVTAPDSPESVNTLPHAKDQQKLASKEGAKQSDQEEGGKLPKTSVSHPTQMAGGLLMSLLGAALLFIRRFRSNGA